In Deltaproteobacteria bacterium, the following proteins share a genomic window:
- a CDS encoding Mrp/NBP35 family ATP-binding protein, with protein MSIDKETVLAALARVLDPELKKSLVDLGMIHDIEIAGSAVKVTVALTMAGCPLKERLKEDVRSAVAAIEGVTEVKVVLTVMTSEERARIFGREPDEMEGIKEVRNIIAIGSGKGGVGKTTVTVNLAVALHQKGFSVGILDADMHGPDIPIMLGISERPLGSGGMLLPLERYGIKVMSTGVLAGEGAPIVWRGPLVNKAIKEFLGHVLWGKLDFLLVDLPPGTGDAAITVANAIPLAGVVIVTTPQKVSVSDVRRSIGLFHSKDIPILGIIENMGSMRIRTPDGEIMTIDVFGSGGGEKIAKAFKVPFLGSIPLDPSIREGGDAGRPPSLDLESDVSRAFHQIVENIMQNPKIKKAT; from the coding sequence ATGTCCATTGACAAGGAAACCGTCCTTGCCGCGCTAGCCCGCGTCTTGGATCCGGAACTCAAGAAAAGTCTTGTAGATCTTGGCATGATTCATGACATCGAGATAGCGGGATCTGCCGTAAAGGTGACAGTAGCCCTTACCATGGCAGGTTGTCCCCTTAAGGAGCGCCTCAAGGAGGATGTCCGATCTGCAGTCGCGGCAATAGAAGGCGTTACCGAGGTGAAGGTCGTCCTGACCGTCATGACATCGGAAGAACGTGCTAGGATATTTGGCAGGGAACCCGACGAGATGGAAGGCATCAAGGAAGTCAGGAACATTATCGCAATCGGAAGCGGCAAGGGAGGAGTGGGGAAAACGACCGTGACCGTGAACCTTGCAGTAGCCCTGCATCAAAAAGGCTTCTCTGTCGGCATCCTCGATGCGGACATGCACGGTCCCGATATCCCGATCATGCTTGGTATCTCGGAAAGGCCCTTGGGTTCGGGCGGAATGCTCCTGCCACTCGAGCGTTATGGCATCAAGGTCATGTCCACCGGAGTTCTGGCGGGTGAAGGGGCACCCATCGTTTGGCGCGGTCCGCTCGTAAACAAGGCGATCAAGGAATTTCTGGGGCACGTTCTCTGGGGTAAACTGGATTTCCTCCTCGTGGATCTCCCTCCGGGGACAGGAGACGCGGCCATCACTGTGGCGAATGCAATCCCGCTTGCCGGTGTCGTCATCGTTACCACACCCCAGAAGGTTTCTGTTTCCGATGTGCGCCGCTCCATCGGACTTTTTCACAGCAAGGACATCCCCATACTCGGAATAATAGAAAACATGGGCTCCATGCGGATACGAACGCCCGATGGAGAAATCATGACCATTGACGTCTTCGGATCCGGAGGAGGGGAAAAGATCGCCAAGGCCTTCAAGGTCCCCTTTTTGGGAAGCATACCCCTGGATCCTTCCATCAGAGAGGGAGGGGATGCGGGGCGTCCTCCGTCCCTTGACCTCGAGAGTGACGTTTCCCGGGCCTTTCATCAGATTGTCGAAAACATCATGCAAAATCCCAAGATCAAAAAGGCCACATGA
- a CDS encoding TlyA family RNA methyltransferase, whose amino-acid sequence MSDKSASASYSRLDMLLVEKGLSPSRSHSQALIGAGKVWVQGRMVDKAGARFPRDISVEVVSPPHPYVSRGGVKLEHALDHFSIRVDGRACLDVGASTGGFTDCLLRRGASTVYAVDVGYGQMAWRLRQDPRVKLLERTNIRHMPVGTLPPHISLVTVDTSFISLKLVIPAILSHVSGPCGILPLVKPQFEVGKGKVGKGGVVRDPALHQQTLSDLESFFSQKLGLDVKGFIQSPITGAKGNTEFFFYLERRN is encoded by the coding sequence ATGTCCGATAAATCCGCGTCGGCATCATATTCGCGTCTCGACATGCTTCTCGTGGAAAAGGGCCTCTCCCCCTCACGGAGCCACTCCCAGGCCCTCATAGGGGCCGGCAAGGTCTGGGTACAGGGGCGCATGGTCGACAAAGCCGGAGCGCGGTTTCCCCGTGATATATCCGTTGAGGTCGTTTCCCCTCCCCATCCATACGTCAGCAGGGGCGGAGTCAAGCTGGAACATGCCCTGGATCATTTTTCCATCCGGGTCGATGGCCGTGCATGTCTCGATGTGGGGGCCTCAACCGGCGGATTTACCGACTGTCTCCTTAGGCGCGGCGCGTCGACCGTCTATGCCGTTGATGTGGGCTACGGACAGATGGCATGGAGGCTTCGTCAGGATCCGCGGGTCAAGCTCCTCGAAAGGACCAATATACGTCATATGCCCGTAGGAACCCTGCCGCCCCATATCTCTTTGGTGACTGTGGACACATCCTTCATTTCCCTTAAACTCGTCATTCCCGCCATACTTTCCCATGTCTCAGGTCCATGCGGCATCCTTCCCCTTGTCAAGCCCCAGTTTGAGGTGGGAAAAGGAAAGGTGGGAAAAGGCGGGGTCGTCCGTGACCCAGCCCTTCATCAACAGACCCTTTCTGATCTTGAGTCCTTTTTTTCGCAGAAACTCGGTCTGGATGTGAAGGGGTTTATCCAATCCCCCATTACGGGCGCCAAGGGCAACACGGAATTTTTCTTCTATCTCGAACGGAGGAATTGA
- a CDS encoding ATP-dependent Clp protease adaptor ClpS: protein MTFEDTRTAGDLAEKTEIMEPPRFKVLLHNDDYTTMDFVVHILEEIFQKSPPEAYRIMMHVHEHGVGECGIYTKEIAEAKVSRVHAKARKAGFPLRASMEKE, encoded by the coding sequence ATGACCTTCGAGGATACAAGGACAGCAGGCGATCTCGCGGAGAAAACAGAGATCATGGAGCCACCTCGTTTCAAGGTGCTTCTCCATAACGACGATTATACAACCATGGATTTCGTGGTTCATATCTTGGAAGAGATCTTTCAGAAATCCCCTCCCGAAGCCTATCGCATCATGATGCATGTACATGAACACGGGGTCGGCGAGTGTGGTATCTATACGAAGGAAATTGCCGAAGCAAAGGTTTCTCGCGTGCACGCCAAGGCGCGAAAGGCCGGTTTTCCCCTTCGGGCAAGTATGGAAAAGGAATAA